The following proteins come from a genomic window of Macaca thibetana thibetana isolate TM-01 chromosome 15, ASM2454274v1, whole genome shotgun sequence:
- the LOC126937237 gene encoding olfactory receptor 1B1, producing the protein MSGASNASHSPVFLLLGFSRTNISHTLLFFLFLAVYLATILGNVTLVLLISWDSRLHSPMYYLLLGLSVIAMGPSTVTLPQLLAHLVSDYPTIPAARCLAQFFFFYAFGVTDTLVIAVMALDRYVAICDSLHYILVMNHQWCACLLALSRVVSILHTMLHVGLILPLCWTQDAGSNVNLPHFFCDHRPLLRASCSDTHSNELAIFFEGGFLMLGPCALIVPSYVRIGATILRLPSAAGRHQAVSTCGSHLTMVGFLYGTIISVYFQPPSQNSQHQDMVASVMYTAITPLANPFVYSLRNKDVKGAFHRLLEWGKVDP; encoded by the coding sequence ATGAGCGGTGCCTCTAATGCTTCACACTCTCCAGTTTTCTTGCTCCTCGGGTTCTCAAGAACTAATATCTCCCAcactctcctcttcttcctgttcCTGGCTGTTTACCTGGCCACCATATTGGGGAATGTGACACTAGTGCTGCTCATCTCCTGGGACTCCAGACTCCACTCACCCATGTATTATCtgcttcttggcctctctgtgatAGCCATGGGGCCATCCACAGTCACATTGCCCCAGTTGCTGGCCCATCTGGTCTCTGATTACCCAACCATTCCTGCTGCCCGCTGCTTggctcagttcttttttttctatgcatttggGGTTACAGATACGCTTGTCATTGCTGTCATGGCTCTGGATCGCTATGTGGCCATTTGTGACTCCCTGCACTATATTTTGGTAATGAATCACCAATGGTGTGCCTGCTTACTAGCATTGAGCCGGGTAGTGTCCATACTGCACACCATGTTGCATGTGGGACTCATCCTGCCTCTTTGCTGGACTCAGGATGCTGGGAGCAATGTTAACCTTCCTCACTTCTTTTGTGACCACCGGCCACTTCTGCGAGCCTCTTGTTCTGACACACATTCTAATGAGCTGGCCATATTCTTTGAGGGTGGCTTCCTTATGCTGGGCCCCTGTGCCCTCATTGTACCGTCTTATGTCCGAATTGGGGCCACTATTCTACGTTTGCCTTCAGCTGCTGGTCGCCACCAAGCAGTCTCCACCTGTGGATCCCACCTCACCATGGTTGGTTTCCTCTATGGCACCATCATTTCGGTCTACTTCCAACCTCCCTCCCAGAACTCTCAGCATCAGGATATGGTGGCTTCAGTAATGTATACTGCTATTACACCTTTGGCCAACCCTTTTGTGTATAGCCTCCGCAATAAGGATGTCAAGGGTGCATTCCACAGGCTGCTTGAATGGGGGAAGGTAGACCCCTGA